The sequence TTTAGGAACTAAGATTTATACTCTTTTTCATATCAATTTACAGCCAAGAAATAAAAGACAACTTTATTTCAGGAAATTATATCTATATACTTcttaatacatattttataattATGTTTAGCATTGAAAGATTAACAGTTATAGTAAGGTGCTAAATATGGGAAAACTAATGAACGTATTTTCTTATTCagttccttttttttatgatttaatctGGAATATATCACTTAGTCTTGGCGATTAGCAAATCGCGAAAAGTTAGAGTAATGAAGTGGCTTCCTTATTAGGAGATACCTGAAAACTTTTCTCCTTTTGGGTTACTAAGTTATTCGAAAGGATTTCTCACGAGACTGTTGAATTATTCAACCTAATATCTTCCATAGTCCTTAGACTATTTGACATGCTTTCTCGAtttatctgactttttttttttttttttttttttttttttaggatggaaAAATATCAAATTAGGTTTTAGGGACCTTCGGGAGTTGTCTAATTATCCAACCTACTTTCTTCTGAGGTTATCAAACTAatcttgcttttcttttttttttttgggggggggtgttgaaTTATTTGACATTCAGTCCTCTGGGGTTGGATTATGAGACTTTTCTTTGTGATTGTGAagttattttttgttatattttcttttgaatttttgcATTACATTCATCTTGGATTATGAATAAATCGACATGCTTTCATTTGATGTTAGGAATAGATCGACCTGAATTTCTCAAAGGATATAATACTCAACGACATGCTCTCTTCCTGGGTGGCTTTAACATTTGACCTTTCTCTCTCTGAGGTTGTTGCATTATTCGACCTACTTTACTACaagattcctagattattcgacaTTCCTCATCTCAAGAGTTGAGTCTGTTAGAATAAGGTTCGTTTCTAATAACCGAGCTTAATTTGGGTAGTTATGGTCCACTCAATCTCTTGACGAAAGTGAACGGAagtaagagagaggagagagggaaggAAGACCCACGAAACAAGAGAGGAAAACTTTTATAAtatcctgcccccccccccaccaacacagacgcacacacacacacacacacacacacactaaatggtaatttttttttttttatcaaactagaATTTTTTTAACGAAAAACTTTTTCGGAAAGACTTACTTCTTGTCTTCTTCATTCACACTTATTTTCTTGGAGACCATTTCCTTAGTCCTCACTAGTTTTAAAAAGCTGCACCTTATTTTTGGAGGGTCaattaagatataattttcttataattattttttcaaagaaatattttaacatttcttAATTTCTTCAATAAGCATcgaatatttatttctattgatttgAGTCTTTAGATACATTCTTACGTTAACCAAGTGAAGAACCACTCCACCTTGTTCCTTTGAGCGCTTTCCTTTAATGCTCCCAATGATAAACGTGGAAACTGAGTTCGTGCCTTGGCTGAGCAGTGTAGCGCTTGGCTCACGTCTGCTGGGTACGATAGATCCTTCTGAAGTACTAGAGTATGCGACCTGTCATTTTTTACAGAGAGATATGCACatacactcagattcaacccttcccatcccctccacTTTTCCTCTCTTGGTAacccctttcactagggtatgacttctCTCCCCCACTACTTGATgatgaggagagaccgagtagctatacatttggcaatgccagTGAACGTTAccagtaagaaatatatatatatatatatatatatatatatatatatatatatatatatatatatatatatatgcattatatgtgtatatatattgtatagccaTACACttcctccttattatatagggttaagaataacggggggggggggggcatcaacaATTCCCTGTGAAATCACGGTACTACACATTtcttatagatatacagtatatatattatatatatactgtatatgtatatatataatatatatatatatatatatatatataatgtatatatatatatatatatatatatatatatatatatatatatattatatatacatatatatatatatatatatatatatatatatatatatatatatatatattatatatatatatgtgtgtttgtgtatgtgtgattatATTCACTTAATCAtgcaaatatacacaaatatatacatatatatatgtatatatatacacacatatatacggtgtatatatatatatatatatatatatatatatatatatatatatatatatatatatatatatatatatatacgttatatatatatatgtatatatatgtgtgtatgtatataaatgcatgctAGTTGTTATTGATTTCAGCGATAAAGACTAAAATTAGCGATGACTTTCTGTAATATTCCGTTAGCACACCGTTACATCCCCCTTTCTGATCATCACAGTTTCATAGCAACAGTTGCACCAACCCGACAACTGCCCCTTTCAATGACCCCTacccccaaggtctatagaccttgcctacCCCAACCTCCTCCACTCCTGTCCCCTCGGGAATTCCATGTCCACGGAATTAATGGCAAGTCATTTATCTCCACCTGATGACTTTGGATATCTGAAACTGGTAGGTGAGTTTATCCAAGGTCAAGAGACTAAACAACCTACAACTCCGTCTATCATGTCACCGTCTTTCCTTCTAAGCCTCTTCATTGCCTTCTCCAACTACCCCCTCTTCCCGCCCCACCATCTTCGGCATCCTAACTTCCCCTCCTCCTTTCCATCAGAAGTGTCTTCATCTTTTCTTCCAAGGTCATCATAATCCTCATAGTGCCCTCTCCCCCTCTCAGCCTCCCGTTGAAGTATTTAAAGGACCGCGGTTCCCTCGCCAGACATCAGTTCTTCGACTTCGATCTACCATGAAAGCTGTAAGAACTTTTGTTAAATTTGGTTGCCTCTTATGGATTAGAACTTTTTAATCTTTATGACCTACGAATTGAGATGTGAAGAAAAGGTTGTTTACATAAGCTGAGAGGTTAGGGCGTTTGTAATGTTTCTACTCTTCAGTTATCTCAAATTAATTCATTCCCGACAATATCTCTAGATCTTTGTCCTCTGCCTGGCCGCCCTGGCCTCCGCCGCCCCCAAGCCTCAGGGAGACGGCCCTGTAGTGGCCATCTTGAGGGACGAACGCGTCGACCAGGGAGACGGAAACTTCAACTACGCCTTCGAGGCCGACAACGGCATCTCCATGCAGGTCTCCGGAACCCCAGGTTCCGAGGGACAGGTCAACATGGAGGGCGTCTACATGTAAGTCCCAGGTCACCTTAATTAACACAGGTCTTGTTTTTGTTTGAAGAAACATTACTGTTTATTTTGATGCTCTAACTGTGAGTGGTGGCACCTTTATGCTAATGCTGTGTTGTGCCTTGCAGTCTTCCTCTGGCTGACGGAGGCTTCGCCGAGATTCGCTTCATCGCCAACGAGAACGGCTTCCAGCCCTCAGGAGACatcctccccaccccccacccactgcCCGCCCACGCCATCGAGCAGATCCGCTTCGCTGAGGAACAGAGAGCCCTGGGAGTCACTTTTGAATAAATTAATTACCAgcatattttttatgatttcttgTCGACGATATGTATATAACTTTTGTAATTTTTAAACcaaattttcaaaaaagaaaaaaaaataagcaataaaagATTTTCTTAATTTAAGTTTTCTATTTAAaccttattctatttatttctgAAATACATCAATGTTGAATTATGGGTATCAtttcattactagtgtacgcgagcagtcaaaaattacttaaatatttacatacatatgcccACTCACACAGATTCGACCCTTGTTTGGGATAGAGTCATTTTAGATCTGTGTCCATCGGTCCTCAAAATACTTATCATCGTGGCCAGTGTCTAAAATAAATGTTAAATTCAACAATAGATGAAATTTTAAATGTAAGAAGCTAATATCATTTGACGAATTTTTTCGAAAACACTGATCTTTTTGTCTTTTCCATTGCCCCTTATTATTTAAGTTTCAAAATGCTGCAACTTATTTTAGGAGGGTCAGTTATGATGTCGGTTTCGGTTATAACTATTTGGTCATAGAaatatcttaatatatttcttaatatcttcACTAAACTGCATATTTATTGCTATTGATTATAGTCTGTGGAAACACTCGACCATCTGCCTCTGAGAGATTTCCCTTAATGCTCTCCTTGATAAACGTTGAAACTGAATTAGTGCCTTATCTGAGCAGTGCAGCACTTGGCTCACGTCTGCTTGGTAGGATAGATTCTTCTGGAATACCCCTCAGCAGGTCATTCTACTGGGGTCAAGACTAATGGCGTGGGGAGAGTAACCCCATCCCTTTCAatgtttatatactatacatatgcacttgtacatgcatacatacatatacgtgcatatatacagcatacacacacgtgtatatatatatatatatatatatatatatatatatatatatatatatatatatatatatatctagatatttgtgtattaatattattactagccagaagcaggatgctatgagcgcaagggctccaactgtgaaaatagccctgtgaggaaatggaaataggatacacacatatatatatatatatatatatatatatatatatatatatatatatatatatatatacatatatatataca comes from Palaemon carinicauda isolate YSFRI2023 chromosome 3, ASM3689809v2, whole genome shotgun sequence and encodes:
- the LOC137634658 gene encoding uncharacterized protein, with the translated sequence MHDFLSKVFVLCLAALASAAPKPQGDAPVVAILRDERVDQGDGNFNYAFEADNGISMQVSGTPGSEGQVNMEGVYLLPLADGGFAEIRFIANENGFQPSGDILPTPHPLPAHAIEQIRFAEEQRDLGVTFESSSLPSPTTPSSRPTIFGILTSPPPFHQKCLHLFFQGHHNPHSALSPSQPPVEVFKGPRFPRQTSVLRLRSTMKAIFVLCLAALASAAPKPQGDGPVVAILRDERVDQGDGNFNYAFEADNGISMQVSGTPGSEGQVNMEGVYILPLADGGFAEIRFIANENGFQPSGDILPTPHPLPAHAIEQIRFAEEQRALGVTFE